One Senegalia massiliensis DNA window includes the following coding sequences:
- a CDS encoding adenine phosphoribosyltransferase, with the protein MNLKDKIRNIEGFPKEGIGFKDITTVLKDKDAFKYSIDELKKMSSEVEFDTILGPEARGFLVGAPLAYATNKAFVPVRKPGKLPAETISYEYDLEYGTDKLEIHKDAINKGDKVIIVDDLLATGGTVLSTIKMVEELGGEVVGIYFLMELTFLNGRKHLEGYNIKSIIEY; encoded by the coding sequence GTGAATTTAAAAGATAAAATTAGAAATATTGAAGGATTTCCTAAAGAAGGAATTGGGTTTAAAGATATCACAACAGTATTAAAGGATAAAGATGCATTTAAATATTCAATAGATGAATTAAAAAAGATGTCTTCTGAAGTAGAGTTTGATACTATACTTGGTCCAGAAGCAAGAGGATTTTTAGTAGGGGCACCACTTGCATATGCAACAAATAAAGCTTTTGTACCTGTTAGAAAACCTGGCAAATTACCTGCTGAAACAATAAGTTATGAATATGATTTAGAATATGGTACTGACAAACTAGAAATACATAAAGATGCTATAAATAAAGGTGATAAGGTAATAATAGTTGATGACCTTTTAGCTACAGGTGGTACAGTGCTATCAACTATTAAAATGGTAGAAGAATTAGGTGGAGAGGTTGTAGGAATATACTTTTTAATGGAATTAACATTTTTAAATGGTAGAAAACATTTAGAAGGGTATAATATAAAGTCAATAATTGAGT
- the recJ gene encoding single-stranded-DNA-specific exonuclease RecJ, with product MIQYDKKFIKVLSKNEEDIEKISQEMNISFLASKILFNRGIKNKDEIIKFLNPKYNDFYDPFLLNDMKKATERILRAIEKDENIWIYGDYDVDGVTSTSLLVNFFFSIGIDVRYYIPNRHTEGYGLNKSAIEYIKEQKGDLIITVDCGITSIEEANFAKSIGIDMIITDHHTPSENLPEAIAVINPNRRDSNYPFKKLAGVGVAFKLVHAISIEFRVELDISLLPIVAIGTVADIVDLMDENRLIVKKGLELIKKSSNIGIQSLIEVTGLRDKDITSGHIGFIIGPRINAAGRMDSANMGVELFTTNDPDLASDIAKRLDEENKKRQSVERDILEQAEKMIVDNNMENDNVIVLSSKGWHAGVIGIVSSRITEKYHRPSVLISIDDEGIGKASARSIEPLNIYNALKECEDLFLGFGGHSQAAGLSIESENINTFRSNINEIVGNMLDDEDFVKEITVDAIIEAEDISINTVKELETLSPFGMGNSSPVFLFEDAIARDIRAVGKDKTHLKLSLLYKGIDIDSIGFNFGYLVNDIENTDILNIIGTLDINEYMNKKKVQIMIRDIIFKSKNIEQIKKTYFKKLHTNISKGLEKYPSDIISKNDIDKFSHLYEKIIESEKLKVYVNDIEHLNFIMERIDKSGRDIFKKIDLVVNPTENDIIYDNKPVILYDLPMDKSIYDKIKAIHPDIEILCNIKDLEKNKIKIKKWTPNIEELRFIYKTFISKDEIFKFQIYKYIASLSKYNLSKIKIELALIIFNQTGLLKYKKIDSENYYIKLNKTNNKVDINSSKLLKNLNEYVL from the coding sequence ATGATACAATATGATAAAAAATTTATAAAAGTTTTAAGTAAAAATGAAGAGGATATAGAAAAAATATCCCAAGAAATGAACATATCCTTTTTAGCTTCAAAGATATTATTTAATAGAGGTATTAAAAATAAAGATGAAATCATTAAATTTTTGAATCCAAAATATAATGATTTTTATGATCCTTTTTTATTGAATGATATGAAAAAAGCTACTGAAAGGATATTAAGAGCTATTGAAAAAGATGAAAATATATGGATATATGGAGACTATGATGTAGATGGAGTAACAAGCACTTCTTTGCTTGTTAATTTTTTCTTTTCTATAGGAATTGATGTAAGATACTATATTCCTAATAGACATACTGAAGGATATGGTTTGAATAAATCTGCTATAGAATATATAAAGGAACAAAAAGGTGATTTAATAATAACTGTAGATTGTGGCATTACTTCTATAGAAGAGGCAAATTTTGCAAAGAGTATAGGAATTGATATGATTATAACTGATCATCATACACCTAGCGAAAATTTACCAGAAGCTATAGCAGTAATTAATCCAAATAGACGTGATAGTAATTATCCTTTTAAAAAATTAGCAGGAGTAGGAGTTGCTTTTAAGTTAGTTCATGCAATAAGTATTGAATTTAGAGTTGAACTTGATATATCATTACTTCCTATTGTAGCTATAGGTACTGTTGCAGACATTGTAGATTTAATGGATGAAAATAGACTTATAGTAAAAAAAGGACTAGAGCTTATTAAAAAAAGCTCTAATATAGGTATTCAATCATTGATTGAAGTAACAGGACTAAGAGATAAAGATATTACAAGTGGACATATTGGATTTATAATTGGTCCTAGAATTAATGCAGCAGGAAGAATGGATTCTGCAAATATGGGAGTAGAACTTTTTACTACAAATGATCCAGACTTAGCTTCAGATATAGCAAAAAGATTAGATGAGGAAAATAAAAAGAGACAGTCAGTAGAAAGAGATATTTTAGAGCAAGCTGAAAAAATGATTGTAGATAATAATATGGAAAATGATAATGTAATAGTACTTTCATCGAAAGGCTGGCATGCTGGAGTTATTGGAATAGTAAGTTCTAGAATAACAGAAAAATATCACAGACCTTCTGTACTTATATCAATAGATGATGAAGGGATAGGAAAGGCTTCTGCAAGAAGCATTGAACCACTAAATATATATAATGCACTTAAAGAATGTGAGGATTTATTTTTAGGTTTTGGAGGTCATAGTCAGGCTGCAGGATTATCAATAGAATCTGAAAATATTAATACATTTAGAAGTAATATAAATGAAATTGTAGGAAATATGTTAGATGATGAAGATTTCGTAAAAGAAATTACTGTAGATGCTATTATTGAAGCTGAAGATATTAGTATCAATACAGTAAAAGAGTTAGAAACTCTCTCTCCATTTGGGATGGGAAATTCTAGTCCTGTATTTTTATTTGAAGATGCTATAGCTAGAGATATTCGAGCTGTAGGAAAAGACAAAACTCATCTAAAGTTATCTTTATTATATAAAGGGATAGATATAGATTCTATTGGGTTTAATTTTGGTTATTTAGTAAATGATATTGAAAACACAGATATTTTAAATATAATTGGAACATTGGACATAAATGAATATATGAATAAGAAAAAGGTTCAAATTATGATTAGAGATATTATTTTTAAATCTAAGAATATAGAACAAATAAAAAAAACATACTTTAAAAAATTGCATACAAATATATCTAAGGGATTAGAAAAATATCCTTCTGATATTATAAGTAAAAATGATATTGATAAATTTAGTCATTTATATGAGAAGATAATTGAAAGTGAAAAACTTAAGGTATATGTAAATGATATAGAACATTTAAATTTTATAATGGAAAGAATAGATAAGTCAGGAAGAGATATATTTAAAAAAATAGATTTGGTTGTTAACCCAACAGAGAATGACATAATATATGATAATAAACCTGTTATATTATATGACTTACCTATGGATAAAAGTATTTATGATAAGATAAAAGCTATTCATCCTGATATAGAAATATTGTGTAATATAAAAGATTTAGAAAAAAATAAAATCAAAATAAAAAAATGGACACCAAATATAGAAGAATTAAGGTTTATCTATAAAACATTTATTTCTAAAGATGAAATATTTAAATTTCAAATTTATAAATATATTGCTTCATTATCAAAATATAATTTAAGTAAAATTAAAATTGAATTAGCATTAATAATATTTAATCAAACTGGCTTATTAAAATATAAAAAAATAGATAGCGAAAATTATTATATTAAATTAAACAAAACAAATAATAAAGTTGATATTAATAGTTCGAAATTATTAAAAAATTTAAATGAATATGTTCTATAA
- a CDS encoding LapA family protein — MQLGFILSLLFAVLIATFAVQNSASVAINFLFTKVEVSQALVIFISAALGAIIVAFLGLVKHRKMNKTINQQKLEIEKLKKDCTRLDRKKQEKVLNDDEN, encoded by the coding sequence ATGCAATTGGGATTTATATTATCATTACTATTTGCTGTATTAATAGCAACATTTGCAGTTCAGAATTCAGCTTCAGTAGCAATTAATTTTTTATTTACAAAGGTTGAAGTCTCACAAGCATTGGTTATATTTATATCGGCTGCATTAGGAGCAATTATTGTAGCTTTTCTTGGATTAGTTAAGCATAGAAAGATGAATAAAACTATTAATCAACAAAAATTAGAAATAGAAAAATTAAAGAAAGATTGTACAAGGCTTGATAGAAAAAAACAAGAAAAAGTTTTAAATGATGATGAAAATTAA
- a CDS encoding ABC1 kinase family protein codes for MIKNRVSKIHRYKEIYNILTKYGFSMIAGKLPNRIFFRKIFFRKSSKLSSKYSRGKRLRMAIEELGPTYIKLGQVMSTRYDLLPTDIIEELSKLQDQVSEYPLVDAKRLFKEEIGIDISDAFMEFDEKPLAAASIGQVYNAKLFSGEDIVVKIRRPNIKNLIEKDLEILKTIGGIVDDYIVRKSVVSFSEIVDEFATTLRRELDYTMEAQNYENFRQALRDNRYAVVPKVYWDFITKKVLVISKLKGIKINDTQSLFENNYDNEKIAYNLAKTYMEQVFLHGFFHADPHPGNLFVINGEKIGFVDFGMVGYLDDESTKLLMLLLKSSVDKNSEKIVETLYKMDSIPETTNKMLFKRDINYVLNYYYNLSFDKIDFSDALTDILRITYKHKVRVPSQLTLLIKTIISIEGTAKNLNPKFNLTDVSKDLLESIKKDKFNTKRLFNKTYSSAYNMLEDFREIPKMLNTIFYKISNDKIKLNMNHEGLSKFRRELNAVTNKLSLSIIISAIIIGSSTIAQAKTGPQILEMSAIGLVGFLLAGIMGIILIVSIIFHSWDNKK; via the coding sequence ATGATAAAAAATAGAGTTAGTAAAATACATAGATATAAAGAAATTTATAATATATTAACTAAGTATGGTTTTAGTATGATAGCAGGAAAGTTACCAAATAGAATATTCTTTAGAAAGATTTTTTTTAGGAAATCTAGTAAATTGAGTAGTAAATATTCAAGAGGGAAAAGACTTAGAATGGCTATAGAAGAATTAGGACCTACTTATATAAAGCTTGGGCAGGTTATGAGTACTAGATATGATTTATTGCCAACAGATATCATAGAAGAACTATCTAAATTACAAGATCAAGTAAGTGAATATCCATTAGTTGATGCTAAAAGGTTATTTAAAGAGGAAATAGGAATAGATATATCTGACGCTTTTATGGAATTTGATGAAAAACCCCTTGCTGCAGCTTCAATTGGTCAAGTATATAATGCTAAACTTTTTTCAGGAGAAGATATTGTAGTTAAAATTAGAAGACCAAATATAAAGAATTTGATTGAAAAAGATTTAGAAATTTTAAAAACCATTGGTGGGATTGTAGATGATTATATAGTAAGAAAAAGTGTAGTTAGTTTTAGCGAAATTGTAGATGAGTTTGCAACTACATTGAGACGAGAATTAGACTATACAATGGAAGCACAAAATTATGAAAATTTTCGTCAGGCATTAAGAGATAATAGATATGCTGTAGTACCTAAAGTATATTGGGACTTTATAACTAAAAAAGTACTTGTAATATCTAAATTAAAAGGAATAAAAATAAATGATACTCAATCATTATTTGAAAATAATTATGATAATGAAAAAATAGCATATAATTTAGCAAAAACTTATATGGAACAAGTTTTTTTACATGGTTTTTTTCATGCAGATCCTCATCCTGGAAATTTATTTGTTATTAATGGAGAAAAAATAGGTTTTGTAGACTTTGGAATGGTAGGGTATTTAGATGATGAAAGTACTAAATTACTTATGTTACTTTTAAAATCTTCCGTAGATAAAAACTCTGAAAAAATAGTAGAAACTTTATATAAAATGGACTCTATACCTGAAACTACAAATAAAATGTTATTTAAAAGGGATATAAATTATGTGTTAAATTATTATTATAATTTATCTTTTGATAAGATTGACTTTAGTGATGCACTAACTGATATTTTAAGAATAACATATAAACATAAAGTGCGCGTACCAAGTCAATTGACTCTTTTAATTAAAACGATTATATCAATAGAAGGTACAGCTAAAAATTTAAATCCTAAATTCAATTTAACAGATGTATCAAAAGATTTACTAGAAAGTATAAAAAAGGATAAATTCAATACAAAAAGACTATTTAATAAAACATATAGTTCAGCTTATAATATGTTAGAAGATTTTAGGGAGATACCTAAAATGTTAAATACAATTTTTTATAAAATAAGCAATGATAAAATTAAATTAAATATGAATCATGAAGGATTATCAAAATTTAGAAGAGAATTAAATGCTGTTACTAATAAACTTTCATTAAGTATTATAATATCTGCTATAATAATAGGTTCATCTACTATAGCTCAAGCTAAAACAGGTCCACAGATATTAGAAATGAGTGCTATAGGACTTGTAGGATTTTTACTTGCAGGAATAATGGGTATTATACTTATTGTTTCTATTATATTTCATTCTTGGGATAATAAAAAATAA
- the secF gene encoding protein translocase subunit SecF has translation MNLQIIQKRNIFFIISSIVIVIGIAMLFINGLNFGIDFTGGTLIQIDLGKEIPVSEIRKITDEYDENADIVHAGDENHEIIIKTTEDYSNEKRNEIFNKFKEKYNLESDKPLQSEKIGPAIGEEIRNDALIAIAIAMVGMLIYITFRFEFKFGLSAIIALIHDILITLAIFAIFKLPVNVSFVAALLTIVGYSINDTIVVFDRIRENLKLFKKTDYAKLVDTSISQTVVRSINTSFTTFLAIACLYIFGVDAIKEFALPLILGVLIGTYSSIFIASPIWYLFKTNSK, from the coding sequence TTGAATTTACAAATCATACAGAAAAGAAATATATTCTTTATAATTTCATCTATTGTAATAGTAATTGGAATAGCAATGCTATTTATAAATGGACTTAATTTTGGAATTGATTTTACTGGAGGAACTCTTATTCAAATAGATTTAGGTAAAGAAATTCCAGTAAGTGAAATAAGAAAAATCACAGATGAATACGATGAAAATGCTGATATAGTTCATGCTGGTGATGAAAATCATGAAATAATAATAAAAACAACAGAAGATTATTCAAATGAAAAGAGAAATGAAATATTTAATAAATTCAAAGAAAAATACAACTTAGAATCAGATAAACCTCTCCAATCTGAAAAAATTGGACCTGCAATAGGTGAAGAAATTAGAAATGATGCACTGATTGCTATAGCAATAGCAATGGTAGGAATGCTTATATATATAACATTTAGATTTGAATTTAAATTTGGATTATCTGCAATTATAGCATTGATTCATGATATACTTATAACTCTTGCTATATTTGCAATATTTAAATTACCTGTTAATGTTTCATTTGTAGCAGCACTACTTACTATTGTAGGTTATTCTATAAATGATACTATTGTTGTGTTTGATAGAATAAGAGAAAATTTAAAGTTATTTAAGAAAACAGATTATGCTAAATTAGTAGATACTAGTATCTCACAGACTGTAGTTAGATCCATTAATACTTCATTTACTACATTTTTAGCAATTGCTTGTCTGTATATATTTGGGGTAGATGCAATAAAAGAATTTGCACTTCCATTAATACTTGGTGTATTAATTGGAACTTATTCTTCTATATTTATAGCAAGTCCCATATGGTATCTGTTTAAAACTAATTCAAAATAG
- the secD gene encoding protein translocase subunit SecD produces the protein MKGKSVIIFLLILALAGAGVYVAIEGISIGKYEISPVNESINLGLDLEGGVFVVLEAKTDATGDELKQKMQEAKAIIDQRVNGLGVTEPSITIEGEDRIRIELPGLKDTQEAFDMIGKTAELQFINSEDEVVVTGKNVKDSEPIYIEERITGKSVPVVSLEFDSEGANLFKEATEEAMGKPEGPERIINIVLDGETISAPVVNDVITDGSATIEGDFTIEEAGELATLIKAGALPVEMEEVQASEIGPTLGLESLDKSVYAATIGIILIFLFMLIFYRIPGLVANITLTIYILIVLFTLVSLNATLTLPGIAGLILSIGMAVDANVVIFERIKEEIRLGKSIRSSVDSGFKSALSTVIDANITTLIAGIVLFNFGTGPIKGFAVTLIIGIITSMITALVITRLLLKLFIEMKITKNTKMFGA, from the coding sequence ATGAAGGGTAAAAGTGTTATTATTTTCCTTTTAATCCTTGCTTTGGCTGGAGCAGGAGTTTATGTTGCTATTGAAGGTATTAGTATAGGAAAATATGAGATTTCTCCAGTTAATGAATCTATTAATTTAGGTCTTGATTTAGAAGGAGGAGTATTTGTAGTACTAGAAGCAAAGACTGATGCAACAGGTGATGAATTAAAACAAAAAATGCAAGAAGCTAAAGCTATAATAGATCAACGTGTAAATGGACTTGGAGTTACTGAACCTAGTATAACTATAGAAGGCGAAGATAGGATAAGAATTGAATTACCAGGACTCAAAGATACACAGGAAGCATTTGACATGATAGGAAAAACTGCAGAGCTTCAATTTATAAATTCAGAGGATGAAGTAGTAGTTACAGGTAAGAATGTAAAAGATTCTGAGCCTATATATATAGAAGAGCGTATTACTGGTAAAAGTGTACCTGTAGTATCACTAGAGTTTGATTCGGAAGGTGCTAATTTATTTAAAGAGGCAACAGAAGAAGCTATGGGAAAACCAGAAGGGCCTGAAAGAATTATAAATATAGTACTTGATGGAGAGACTATATCAGCACCAGTTGTAAATGATGTTATAACAGATGGTTCGGCTACAATTGAAGGTGATTTTACAATAGAAGAAGCAGGAGAGCTTGCAACGCTCATAAAAGCAGGTGCACTTCCTGTAGAGATGGAAGAAGTACAAGCATCTGAAATAGGGCCTACACTTGGGCTTGAATCATTGGATAAATCGGTATATGCAGCAACTATAGGAATAATTTTAATATTTTTATTCATGTTAATATTCTATAGGATACCAGGACTTGTAGCAAATATTACTCTTACTATATATATACTCATAGTATTGTTTACTTTAGTAAGCTTAAATGCAACTTTAACACTTCCAGGTATTGCAGGACTTATATTATCAATAGGTATGGCAGTTGATGCTAATGTTGTTATATTTGAAAGAATAAAAGAGGAAATTAGACTTGGGAAATCTATAAGGTCATCTGTAGATTCAGGATTTAAAAGTGCACTATCTACTGTTATAGATGCTAATATAACTACCCTTATTGCTGGTATAGTTTTATTTAATTTTGGTACAGGACCTATAAAAGGATTTGCAGTTACTCTTATAATAGGTATAATTACATCTATGATTACTGCATTAGTAATTACCAGATTATTATTAAAACTATTTATTGAAATGAAAATAACTAAAAATACAAAGATGTTTGGAGCATAG
- a CDS encoding gamma carbonic anhydrase family protein — MIKNFEEFTPEIDKTCFVAKSSDIIGNVIIGKDSNVWYNTVLRGDLNKIVIGEKTNIQDGTIIHVEKSIPTIIGNNVTIGHKAIVHACTISDNVLVGMGAIILNGAIIEENVLIGAGSVVTPGKTIPSGHLVLGSPARAIRKLTDEEINDLQKSADNYVSLSKKHK; from the coding sequence TTGATAAAAAATTTTGAAGAATTTACACCAGAAATAGATAAAACATGCTTTGTTGCTAAAAGTTCAGACATAATAGGAAATGTAATTATAGGTAAAGATTCAAATGTGTGGTATAATACTGTTTTAAGAGGTGATCTGAATAAAATAGTTATTGGAGAAAAAACTAATATTCAAGATGGTACAATAATTCATGTAGAAAAATCTATACCAACTATTATTGGAAATAATGTTACAATTGGTCATAAAGCTATTGTACATGCATGTACAATAAGTGATAATGTTCTTGTAGGCATGGGAGCAATAATATTAAATGGAGCAATAATAGAAGAAAATGTTTTAATAGGAGCTGGTAGTGTAGTTACTCCAGGTAAAACAATACCTTCAGGACATCTTGTACTAGGTTCTCCTGCACGAGCAATAAGAAAATTAACTGATGAAGAAATAAATGATTTACAAAAATCAGCAGATAACTACGTAAGTTTATCAAAAAAGCATAAATAA
- the scfB gene encoding thioether cross-link-forming SCIFF peptide maturase, producing the protein MKRIHKFKQNDKFIVLDINSGSVHLVDELIWDLIDLYKEKDLTDIKKELEWKYDSKTIQEGYEEIKELEESGIIYSEDIYFKDVKANNNKIVKALCLHIAHDCNLKCEYCFASQGDFNGEKSFMSLETGKKALEFLVENSANRRNLEVDFFGGEPLMNFDVVKELVHYGRKIEKKHNKNFRFTITTNGLLLDKEKMDFINEHMSNVVLSLDGRKKVNDEMRKTINGEGSFDIIVPKFLEMAKSREGKDYYLRGTFTSKNLDFSKDVLELYNLGFKSVSVEPVVTEPHMEYAILEKHLGEILDEYDKLSKEYIKIKKKDKDFNFFHFMIDLNQGPCAIKRASGCGAGVEYLAVTPEGDLYPCHQFVGDEKFKLGTLDSGIKNTEIVDRFNNANVYNKEDCSECWAKFYCSGGCHANAYNFNKNINKPYTIGCEMEKKRIESSISILANL; encoded by the coding sequence ATGAAAAGGATACATAAATTTAAACAAAATGATAAATTTATCGTACTTGATATTAATAGTGGTTCAGTACATCTTGTAGATGAACTTATATGGGATTTAATTGATTTATATAAAGAAAAGGATTTAACAGATATAAAAAAAGAATTGGAATGGAAATATGATTCTAAAACTATCCAAGAAGGTTATGAAGAGATAAAAGAATTAGAAGAAAGTGGCATAATTTATTCTGAAGATATATACTTTAAGGATGTTAAAGCCAATAATAATAAGATTGTAAAAGCACTTTGCCTTCATATAGCTCATGATTGTAATTTGAAATGTGAATATTGTTTTGCATCTCAAGGAGATTTTAATGGTGAAAAATCATTTATGAGTTTGGAGACAGGAAAAAAAGCATTAGAATTTTTAGTTGAGAATTCTGCTAATAGAAGAAATCTTGAGGTAGATTTTTTTGGCGGTGAGCCTCTAATGAATTTTGATGTGGTTAAGGAACTTGTACATTATGGAAGAAAAATAGAAAAAAAACATAATAAAAATTTCAGGTTTACAATAACTACTAATGGGTTATTACTTGATAAAGAAAAAATGGATTTTATTAATGAACATATGTCAAATGTAGTTTTAAGTTTAGATGGAAGAAAAAAAGTAAATGATGAAATGAGAAAGACAATAAATGGTGAAGGTAGTTTTGATATAATTGTACCTAAATTTTTAGAAATGGCTAAATCTAGAGAAGGTAAAGATTATTATTTAAGAGGGACTTTTACTTCCAAAAATTTAGATTTTTCAAAAGATGTATTAGAATTATATAATTTAGGCTTTAAATCTGTATCAGTTGAACCAGTTGTTACTGAACCTCATATGGAATATGCAATATTAGAAAAACATCTTGGAGAAATTTTAGATGAATATGATAAATTATCAAAAGAATATATAAAAATAAAGAAAAAAGATAAAGATTTTAACTTTTTTCATTTTATGATTGATTTAAATCAAGGACCTTGTGCTATAAAAAGAGCTTCAGGATGTGGAGCTGGAGTAGAATATTTAGCAGTAACTCCTGAAGGAGATTTATATCCTTGTCATCAATTTGTAGGTGATGAGAAGTTTAAATTGGGTACTCTTGATAGTGGAATCAAAAATACAGAAATTGTAGATAGATTTAATAATGCAAATGTATATAATAAAGAGGATTGTTCTGAGTGTTGGGCTAAATTTTATTGTAGTGGTGGATGTCATGCAAATGCATATAATTTCAATAAAAATATAAACAAGCCTTATACTATAGGATGTGAAATGGAGAAAAAAAGAATAGAAAGCTCTATTTCAATATTAGCAAATTTATAA
- the scfA gene encoding six-cysteine ranthipeptide SCIFF, which yields MKHIKTLSSKNLKSTIEYGGCGECQTSCQSACKTSCTVGNQTCENTSR from the coding sequence GTGAAACATATTAAAACTTTAAGTAGTAAAAATTTAAAGAGCACAATAGAATATGGTGGATGTGGAGAATGTCAAACATCTTGTCAATCTGCTTGCAAAACATCTTGCACAGTAGGTAATCAAACTTGTGAAAACACCAGCAGGTAA
- a CDS encoding TIGR04086 family membrane protein — MNTGKKNMNYVLLLGKSLLLSFIVTLILFVIFTLILTYTSLGEKWIPLVNTVILIISISLGAIKIAINSSKRGFINGGVLGLSYMLLLILFGFIVFKNTGIDIYSLTKLGIGVLVGIIAGMIGVNLK, encoded by the coding sequence TTGAATACAGGTAAAAAAAATATGAATTATGTACTTTTATTAGGCAAGTCTTTGTTGTTAAGTTTCATTGTTACTTTAATTTTATTTGTAATATTTACTTTGATTTTAACTTATACAAGTTTAGGTGAAAAATGGATTCCACTAGTTAATACAGTAATATTAATTATATCCATAAGCTTAGGAGCTATAAAAATAGCTATAAATTCATCAAAAAGAGGATTTATAAATGGTGGAGTATTAGGATTAAGTTATATGTTATTACTTATACTATTTGGTTTTATAGTATTTAAGAATACAGGGATAGATATCTATAGTCTAACAAAATTAGGTATTGGAGTTTTAGTTGGAATAATAGCCGGGATGATAGGAGTAAACTTAAAATAA
- the yajC gene encoding preprotein translocase subunit YajC has translation MDILRAFAFPIALLVIFYFLLIRPQQKKDKKIREMRSNLSVGDQIITIGGIVGKVTKIKEDDITIEVGADKTKFDVKKWAIGNKVNVSEDN, from the coding sequence ATGGATATTTTAAGAGCATTTGCATTTCCAATAGCATTACTTGTTATATTTTACTTTCTTCTTATTAGACCACAGCAAAAAAAGGATAAGAAGATACGCGAAATGAGGAGTAATCTTTCAGTAGGTGATCAGATTATAACTATAGGTGGTATAGTTGGTAAGGTTACAAAAATAAAAGAAGATGATATTACAATTGAAGTTGGTGCTGACAAAACAAAATTTGATGTTAAGAAATGGGCAATAGGTAACAAAGTGAATGTAAGTGAAGATAATTAA